In Pseudoalteromonas sp. MM1, a single window of DNA contains:
- a CDS encoding phosphoethanolamine transferase: MNALNHTPVQKKPNRSKRFYIHCSANTFVVMIACYYCLVINIPFIQGSFSAITSLASFSWLFLFSVPLLLLCLLIIFFSIVSVRWLLKPINYLLLIISSAVLYGSLNYGVVFDYSMIQNTFETDSSEALSYLNPQLIGFLLLFCALPVFILSKVKIHFTRPHQEAISRIKLILACCLLITLVVVNFYADYAATGRNNRILKKEIIPFQYLSSGYKYMRDQLLYSNIKFKSIDAAPTLIEPTIPSVTVIVVGETARADNFAYQGYKRNTNPYTQKHNVTYFNNVASCGTATAVSVPCMFSLQTHDNFDRLTADNQQNLIDLAQQAGSDVLWVDNNSGCKNVCTRVVNIDISTTASALCDGKYCFDAALIAPLKRKLANLSQANTVIVLHMMGSHGPTYFKRYPDKFKQFKPTCDRSDIQNCSLDELVNTYDNTIAYSDYVNAQVIEQLKALPKNIDKQFLYVSDHGESLGEAGAYLHGFPYSFAPSTQTHVPLYMWADEHNQRITNACLANLDTRAARSHNNIFHTLLNLIGIKSKTYQASLDLLAHCQTTSEIKL, translated from the coding sequence ATGAACGCACTTAACCATACACCCGTACAAAAAAAGCCAAATCGTAGTAAACGGTTTTATATTCACTGTAGTGCAAACACCTTTGTAGTAATGATTGCTTGTTATTACTGTTTAGTTATAAACATTCCTTTTATTCAAGGTTCGTTTAGCGCCATTACCTCACTTGCGTCTTTTTCATGGCTGTTTTTATTTTCAGTCCCGCTGCTATTGTTATGTCTTTTAATTATTTTCTTTTCGATTGTATCGGTTAGGTGGTTACTAAAACCCATAAATTACCTATTACTGATAATTTCAAGCGCTGTACTTTATGGCTCATTAAATTACGGCGTCGTGTTTGACTATTCAATGATTCAAAACACGTTCGAAACAGATTCAAGCGAAGCGTTGAGCTATTTAAACCCGCAGCTCATAGGCTTTTTACTGCTATTTTGTGCGTTACCTGTTTTTATATTAAGCAAAGTGAAAATACATTTCACTCGCCCCCACCAAGAAGCGATTAGCCGTATAAAGCTTATTCTAGCGTGCTGCTTATTAATTACTTTAGTTGTTGTGAACTTTTACGCCGACTACGCAGCCACTGGCCGTAATAATCGCATTTTGAAAAAAGAAATCATTCCATTTCAGTACCTCTCTAGCGGTTATAAATATATGCGCGATCAACTGTTGTACTCCAATATAAAATTTAAAAGTATAGATGCAGCACCTACCCTAATTGAGCCGACGATTCCCAGCGTAACAGTTATAGTTGTTGGCGAAACCGCACGAGCAGACAACTTTGCTTACCAGGGATATAAACGCAACACCAATCCCTATACACAAAAGCATAATGTAACGTATTTTAATAATGTCGCATCATGCGGTACGGCAACAGCGGTGTCTGTGCCGTGTATGTTTTCGCTGCAAACACATGATAACTTCGATCGATTAACGGCCGATAACCAACAAAACCTGATTGACCTTGCACAACAAGCTGGCAGCGATGTGCTGTGGGTTGATAACAACAGCGGCTGTAAAAACGTATGCACCCGTGTTGTTAACATTGATATCTCAACCACTGCATCAGCGCTTTGCGATGGGAAATATTGTTTTGATGCAGCACTTATTGCTCCACTTAAACGTAAACTCGCTAATTTAAGCCAAGCTAACACCGTGATCGTCCTGCATATGATGGGCTCACACGGACCCACCTACTTTAAGCGCTACCCAGATAAATTTAAGCAATTTAAGCCCACGTGCGACAGAAGCGACATTCAAAACTGCTCACTCGATGAATTAGTTAATACCTACGACAACACAATTGCGTACAGCGACTATGTTAACGCCCAGGTAATTGAGCAGTTAAAAGCGCTGCCAAAAAACATAGATAAGCAGTTTTTATATGTCTCTGATCATGGTGAATCACTTGGCGAAGCTGGGGCTTATTTACATGGTTTTCCGTATAGCTTTGCACCTAGCACACAAACGCACGTTCCTCTTTATATGTGGGCTGATGAGCATAATCAGCGCATTAC
- the ilvM gene encoding acetolactate synthase 2 small subunit, whose protein sequence is MKHSLTIALKNQSIAVERFLRVVRHRGFDLTHFQLNTDEAQYTIAMTVDSDKPIHLLTSQLNKLVDVKEISLENLQQQAV, encoded by the coding sequence ATGAAACACAGCTTAACAATTGCATTGAAAAATCAAAGTATTGCGGTGGAGCGCTTTTTACGTGTTGTGCGTCACCGTGGTTTTGACCTTACGCATTTTCAGCTTAATACAGATGAAGCTCAATATACGATAGCAATGACGGTCGATAGCGATAAGCCTATTCACTTATTAACCAGCCAGCTAAACAAGTTGGTCGACGTGAAAGAAATCAGTTTAGAAAATTTACAGCAACAAGCAGTGTAA
- the ilvG gene encoding acetolactate synthase 2 catalytic subunit has protein sequence MTGAELTIDLLAKHGVNEVFGYPGGAIMPIYDALYGAPVKHYLTRHEQGAGFAAVGYARSTGKLGVCFATSGPGATNLITALADAMMDSVPLLAITGQVPTAAIGSDAFQEVDVLGMSLSCTKHSYMVERAEDLAEILQEAMHLAQSGRPGPVLVDIPKDIQMAQVPFKPWLAADEYLPQLDLKQVAIANQLLSEAKQPVAYVGGGVQAADAQNELMQFLNKTQMPAVSTLKALGSVLPDYEHYLGMLGMHGTQAANIAVQECDVLVCIGARFDDRVTGNLAKFAAKAKVIHLDIDAAEVGKRKPAKASLIADLKTSLPALECFATPKAWCDKNKEMNSKHAWRYDYPGEKVFAPYLLNQLSQRMPKTGVVCCDVGQHQMWVAQHMKFSHPSNHLSSGGAGTMGFGLPAAIGAQVARPDDFVITVSGDGSIMMNIQELATIRRNNLPVKILILDNQRLGMVRQWQELFFEGRYSETNLSDNPDFVQLAAVFGIPGQTITKANEVDDAITALVNSKGPYILHACIDDKENVWPLVPPGAANDEMITEKAQ, from the coding sequence ATGACAGGCGCAGAACTAACAATCGATTTATTAGCCAAGCACGGCGTAAATGAAGTATTTGGCTACCCTGGCGGAGCTATTATGCCCATTTACGATGCGCTGTATGGCGCGCCTGTAAAGCATTACCTTACTCGCCACGAGCAAGGCGCTGGCTTTGCCGCTGTAGGTTATGCTCGCAGCACAGGAAAATTAGGTGTGTGTTTTGCTACCTCAGGGCCAGGCGCTACTAACTTAATAACAGCACTTGCCGATGCGATGATGGATTCAGTGCCATTGTTAGCAATTACTGGCCAAGTACCTACTGCCGCTATTGGCTCAGATGCATTTCAAGAAGTAGATGTATTAGGTATGTCGCTTTCGTGTACAAAACACAGTTACATGGTAGAGCGAGCAGAAGATTTAGCCGAAATATTACAAGAAGCTATGCACTTAGCTCAAAGTGGTCGCCCAGGCCCAGTGCTTGTAGATATTCCAAAAGATATTCAAATGGCGCAAGTGCCTTTTAAACCTTGGTTAGCCGCTGATGAATATTTACCGCAGCTTGATCTAAAGCAAGTGGCCATTGCAAATCAGTTATTAAGTGAGGCAAAGCAGCCTGTTGCGTATGTTGGTGGCGGTGTACAAGCCGCTGATGCACAAAATGAGTTAATGCAGTTTTTAAACAAAACACAAATGCCAGCGGTATCAACATTAAAAGCGTTAGGCAGTGTATTACCTGATTACGAGCACTACTTAGGAATGCTAGGCATGCATGGTACACAAGCCGCTAATATTGCAGTCCAAGAGTGTGATGTATTAGTGTGTATAGGCGCTCGCTTTGATGACCGCGTTACCGGCAACTTAGCCAAATTTGCAGCCAAAGCAAAAGTAATTCATTTAGATATTGATGCGGCTGAGGTTGGTAAACGTAAACCTGCTAAAGCGTCATTAATTGCTGATTTAAAAACATCATTACCGGCTCTTGAGTGCTTTGCGACACCTAAAGCTTGGTGTGATAAAAATAAAGAAATGAATAGTAAGCATGCTTGGCGTTACGATTACCCAGGCGAAAAAGTATTTGCCCCGTATTTATTGAACCAATTAAGCCAGCGTATGCCAAAAACAGGCGTAGTTTGCTGCGATGTGGGTCAGCACCAAATGTGGGTAGCGCAACACATGAAATTTAGCCATCCGAGCAACCATTTAAGTAGTGGTGGCGCAGGCACTATGGGCTTTGGTTTACCAGCGGCTATTGGCGCACAAGTGGCGCGCCCAGACGATTTTGTAATAACTGTGTCGGGTGATGGCTCAATCATGATGAACATCCAAGAGCTTGCCACTATTCGCCGTAATAATTTACCAGTAAAAATACTAATATTAGATAACCAGCGCTTAGGTATGGTTCGTCAATGGCAGGAGCTGTTTTTTGAAGGTCGTTACTCTGAAACTAACTTGTCAGATAACCCTGACTTTGTTCAATTAGCCGCAGTATTTGGTATTCCTGGGCAAACGATCACCAAAGCCAACGAAGTTGACGATGCAATAACAGCATTAGTTAATAGCAAAGGCCCGTATATTTTACATGCCTGTATAGATGATAAAGAAAATGTATGGCCGCTTGTACCACCTGGGGCTGCAAATGACGAAATGATTACGGAGAAAGCACAATGA